One window of Peteryoungia desertarenae genomic DNA carries:
- a CDS encoding SH3 domain-containing protein, which translates to MRSLILTALTLSLGATLPSVADAAPGFATGNVNMRSGPSTQYPRITTLPEGVRVDIRGCMTSRNWCDVVWRGYRGWVSASYLQSTYSQRRVPVGPRYYRPLGIPSITFSIDRYWRDHYRDRDFYRDRDRWRDRDGWRDRDRRSDRDRDWDRDRREGRRDGGRPDRDVFSLFCRQDPDCRARLDGS; encoded by the coding sequence ATGCGTAGCCTCATTCTTACTGCCCTGACCCTCTCCCTGGGCGCAACTCTGCCATCGGTGGCCGATGCGGCACCCGGATTTGCGACGGGGAATGTCAATATGCGATCTGGCCCGAGCACCCAGTATCCGCGCATCACCACGCTTCCGGAAGGTGTGCGGGTCGACATCCGCGGCTGCATGACATCGCGAAACTGGTGCGATGTTGTTTGGCGCGGTTATCGCGGATGGGTCAGCGCATCCTATTTGCAGAGCACCTATTCCCAGCGCCGCGTACCTGTCGGCCCGAGATACTACCGACCACTTGGCATTCCCTCGATTACCTTCTCGATAGACCGGTACTGGCGGGATCATTACCGCGACCGGGACTTCTATCGTGACCGCGACCGCTGGCGGGACCGCGACGGCTGGCGTGATCGTGACAGACGTTCTGATCGGGATCGGGATTGGGACCGTGATCGGCGGGAAGGACGCCGCGATGGTGGCCGACCTGATCGTGACGTCTTTTCCCTGTTTTGCCGTCAGGATCCCGATTGCCGAGCCCGGCTTGACGGCTCGTGA
- the ubiG gene encoding bifunctional 2-polyprenyl-6-hydroxyphenol methylase/3-demethylubiquinol 3-O-methyltransferase UbiG encodes MSAEARTTIDQAEVDRFSAMAAEWWDPTGKFKPLHKINPVRLSYIRDHVCAHYGRDPLSHRPLEGLRILDIGCGGGLLSEPVARMGADVLGADASEKNIKIAMTHAGQTGIKVDYRAVTAEELAAAGETFDVVLNMEVVEHVADVDFFLSTCASMVRPGGLMLVSTINRTFKAAALAIVGAEYVLRWLPRGTHQYEKLVRPEEIEGPLAAAGMQTVEMKGVFFNPLQNQWNLSSDIDVNYMVLSAKQQTS; translated from the coding sequence ATGAGCGCTGAAGCACGCACGACCATCGATCAGGCTGAAGTCGATCGCTTTTCCGCAATGGCTGCCGAATGGTGGGATCCGACCGGCAAGTTCAAGCCGCTGCACAAGATCAATCCCGTTCGCCTCTCCTATATTCGTGACCATGTCTGCGCCCACTACGGTCGTGATCCGCTTTCGCACCGACCACTGGAAGGCCTGCGTATTCTCGATATCGGCTGTGGTGGTGGTCTTCTCTCCGAGCCCGTGGCCCGCATGGGTGCCGATGTCCTGGGAGCCGATGCCTCCGAAAAGAACATCAAGATCGCAATGACCCATGCCGGGCAGACCGGTATCAAGGTTGACTATCGGGCAGTGACAGCCGAAGAACTTGCCGCCGCCGGCGAGACCTTTGACGTGGTGCTGAACATGGAAGTGGTGGAACACGTCGCCGACGTGGACTTTTTCCTGTCGACCTGTGCCTCCATGGTGCGCCCAGGCGGCCTGATGCTGGTCTCGACCATCAACCGCACCTTCAAGGCCGCAGCTCTGGCTATCGTGGGTGCCGAATATGTGCTCCGCTGGCTCCCACGCGGCACGCATCAATATGAAAAGCTGGTGCGTCCGGAAGAAATTGAAGGCCCGCTTGCCGCAGCTGGCATGCAGACCGTTGAAATGAAGGGCGTCTTCTTCAATCCGTTGCAGAACCAGTGGAACCTCTCATCCGATATCGACGTGAACTACATGGTCCTTTCGGCAAAGCAGCAGACGTCATGA
- a CDS encoding DUF924 family protein: MTGSVITPSDVVGFWQSAGPEKWFAKDEAFDEAIRDKFLDLHFAASRNELQDWCDTAEGALALMLLLDQFPRNLFRGSGHAFATDGLARHIADQAMERGFHLQVEPALAIFFYLPLEHSEQLEDQKRCLALFQEHFARTGDQVTLDYAQLHLDIIERFGRFPHRNKALGRVTTPEEITYLEEGGFKG, from the coding sequence ATGACCGGCAGCGTGATCACTCCAAGCGACGTTGTCGGGTTCTGGCAGTCTGCGGGACCCGAAAAGTGGTTCGCGAAGGACGAAGCGTTCGATGAAGCCATCCGGGACAAGTTCCTCGACCTGCATTTTGCAGCTTCCCGCAACGAATTGCAGGACTGGTGTGACACTGCGGAAGGCGCTCTGGCCCTGATGCTGCTGCTCGACCAGTTTCCGCGCAACCTCTTTCGCGGCAGTGGCCATGCATTCGCGACCGATGGACTAGCGCGGCATATCGCCGATCAGGCCATGGAACGTGGGTTCCATCTCCAGGTGGAACCTGCCCTCGCGATCTTCTTCTATCTCCCGCTGGAGCATTCCGAACAACTTGAAGACCAGAAACGTTGCCTCGCCCTCTTTCAAGAGCATTTTGCCCGGACAGGCGATCAGGTCACGCTCGATTACGCGCAACTGCATCTCGACATCATCGAACGCTTCGGACGTTTTCCCCACCGGAACAAGGCGCTCGGACGTGTCACCACGCCCGAGGAAATAACCTATCTCGAAGAAGGCGGCTTCAAGGGTTGA
- a CDS encoding DUF1178 family protein, with amino-acid sequence MIRYSLSCDQAHEFEGWFSKSDDFDQQKASGFLTCPSCGSAQVFKALMAPSVSTARKKEMQQALAVSAAQKHAMEKLKDAVREIRANSEDVGAKFPEEARKIHYGEAEARGIIGEASPVEVQSLIEEGIEIAPLPVLPDDPN; translated from the coding sequence TTGATCCGCTATTCGCTCTCCTGCGACCAGGCCCATGAATTCGAGGGCTGGTTCTCGAAAAGTGACGATTTCGACCAGCAGAAGGCCAGTGGGTTCCTGACCTGCCCAAGCTGTGGATCAGCACAGGTGTTCAAGGCGCTGATGGCGCCGTCCGTTTCGACGGCACGGAAAAAGGAAATGCAACAGGCGCTGGCCGTGTCTGCGGCGCAGAAGCACGCGATGGAAAAGCTGAAGGACGCCGTGCGTGAGATCCGCGCCAATAGCGAGGATGTCGGCGCAAAGTTTCCCGAAGAGGCCCGCAAGATCCATTATGGCGAGGCTGAGGCCCGGGGCATTATCGGCGAAGCGTCACCCGTTGAAGTCCAGTCTCTGATCGAAGAAGGCATCGAAATTGCGCCTCTGCCGGTGCTTCCGGATGACCCGAATTGA
- a CDS encoding carbon-nitrogen hydrolase family protein — protein sequence MTFKAAAIQMCSGIDPEKNVASMQRLVRDAVAKGAIYVQTPEMTGAIQKDRAGLMAILRDEDTDLIVKAASDLARELGIHLHVGSTAIRLPDGKIANRAFLFDPKGHKIASYDKIHMFDVDLDNGESWRESAVYRPGERALVADLPFAKVGFGICYDVRFPHLFRTEAMAGAEILTTPAAFTRQTGEAHWEVLLRARAIENGAFVISAAQAGVHEDGRETYGNSMIVDPWGRILARGGDTGESVVIADIDTAAVAAARGKIPNLKNGRDFRLDIAPELAKGGVTV from the coding sequence ATGACGTTCAAGGCAGCTGCCATCCAGATGTGTTCCGGTATCGACCCGGAAAAGAACGTGGCCTCGATGCAGCGACTGGTGCGGGACGCGGTGGCGAAGGGTGCGATCTACGTTCAGACCCCGGAGATGACGGGCGCAATCCAGAAGGATCGGGCCGGGTTGATGGCAATCCTGCGTGACGAAGACACCGATCTCATCGTCAAGGCTGCTTCTGATCTCGCGCGGGAACTTGGCATCCATCTGCATGTCGGTTCCACCGCCATCCGGCTGCCTGACGGCAAGATTGCCAATCGTGCTTTCCTCTTCGATCCTAAGGGGCACAAGATTGCCTCCTATGACAAGATCCACATGTTTGACGTCGATCTCGACAATGGCGAGAGCTGGCGTGAAAGCGCGGTCTATCGTCCGGGCGAGCGGGCGCTGGTTGCCGATCTGCCTTTCGCCAAGGTCGGCTTCGGGATCTGCTACGATGTGCGCTTTCCGCATCTCTTCCGCACGGAGGCGATGGCTGGTGCCGAGATCCTGACGACGCCAGCCGCATTCACGCGGCAGACGGGCGAGGCCCATTGGGAAGTGCTGTTGCGGGCGCGCGCCATCGAAAACGGTGCCTTCGTGATTTCCGCAGCGCAGGCAGGTGTGCATGAGGATGGCCGCGAGACCTACGGCAATTCGATGATCGTCGACCCCTGGGGGCGCATCCTTGCCAGAGGTGGAGACACGGGCGAATCCGTGGTGATCGCGGATATCGATACCGCCGCCGTCGCAGCCGCACGCGGCAAGATCCCCAATCTGAAGAATGGTCGCGACTTCCGCCTCGACATTGCGCCGGAACTCGCCAAAGGAGGGGTGACGGTTTGA
- the grxC gene encoding glutaredoxin 3, whose protein sequence is MASVTIYTRQFCGYCARAKALLASKGVEFVEHDATERPEARQEMIKRSNGGMTFPQIFINDRHIGGCDDLHALDRAGKLDPLLAE, encoded by the coding sequence ATGGCATCGGTTACCATCTATACACGTCAGTTCTGTGGTTATTGTGCCAGGGCCAAGGCCCTGCTGGCCTCCAAAGGCGTGGAGTTTGTCGAGCATGACGCAACAGAACGGCCAGAGGCGCGTCAGGAAATGATCAAACGCTCAAATGGCGGCATGACCTTCCCGCAGATCTTCATCAATGACCGCCACATTGGCGGCTGCGATGACCTTCATGCGCTCGATCGGGCCGGCAAGCTCGATCCGCTGCTTGCCGAGTAA
- a CDS encoding ComF family protein, whose product MQKVVNVSRLFHRNTFSRLSDLLYPPCCAHCHIHTGSHRALCPSCWSEIRFIERPFCDVLGTPFAYDEGEGAVSPEAIANPPAFDRLRSATVHDGVARHLVHALKYRDRTDLAPMMASWMARAARAELHAADAIIPVPLHRLRMFRRMFNQSAELGRHLAMATDRAFLPEALIRRKRTEQQIGLTANARALNVRNAFLVPEGREDLVFGRRLVLVDDVYTTGATVNAAAKALRRAGAADITVLTFARALGQPI is encoded by the coding sequence ATGCAGAAAGTGGTGAACGTCAGCCGGCTTTTCCACCGGAACACGTTTTCGCGCCTGTCCGACCTGCTTTATCCGCCCTGCTGCGCGCATTGCCATATCCATACGGGGAGCCACAGGGCACTCTGCCCAAGCTGCTGGAGCGAGATCCGCTTCATCGAGCGGCCATTTTGCGATGTGCTGGGAACGCCTTTTGCCTATGACGAAGGCGAAGGTGCTGTATCGCCCGAGGCGATCGCCAATCCACCTGCCTTTGACCGCCTGCGGTCGGCAACGGTGCATGATGGCGTGGCGCGGCATCTCGTTCATGCCCTCAAATATCGGGACCGGACGGATCTGGCTCCGATGATGGCCAGCTGGATGGCCCGGGCGGCACGGGCCGAACTCCATGCTGCAGATGCCATCATCCCGGTGCCGCTGCATCGGTTGCGCATGTTCCGGCGGATGTTCAACCAGTCTGCCGAGCTTGGTCGGCATTTGGCCATGGCTACGGATCGGGCCTTTCTGCCCGAGGCGCTTATTCGCCGAAAGCGGACCGAGCAGCAGATCGGCCTGACGGCAAACGCGAGAGCTCTCAATGTCCGTAACGCCTTTCTTGTGCCGGAAGGGCGGGAGGATCTGGTCTTTGGACGGAGGCTCGTGCTTGTCGACGATGTCTATACGACCGGTGCAACGGTCAATGCCGCTGCCAAAGCGCTGCGACGGGCGGGAGCCGCCGACATCACGGTTTTAACCTTTGCAAGGGCTCTTGGTCAGCCTATATGA
- a CDS encoding methyltransferase domain-containing protein, with product MNEIFDTALVTRNRERALRLAASGSDFLLKLAAEEMRDRLLLVERHFDKAVELFGMSGVVGDAALSTGKVGHLTRIETSAETAGTSGDIRPASFETVPLDPASVNLILSPLSLHLTNDTPGMLIQMRRALKPDGLLFAAVPSAGTLAELREVLLAAETEIYGGASPRVIPFADIRDLGALMQRAGFALPVIDEESFTVRYDDLFALMRDLRAMGMTNPLIGRRKRPVSRRFFLRAAELYAERFSDPDGRIRATFSIVFLSGWAPHESQQKPLKPGSAKMSLADALNSAPKTGI from the coding sequence ATGAATGAGATCTTCGATACCGCCCTCGTCACCCGCAACCGCGAACGTGCGCTGCGTCTGGCGGCAAGTGGCAGCGATTTCCTGCTGAAGCTGGCCGCAGAAGAAATGCGGGACCGGCTTCTCCTCGTGGAACGTCACTTCGACAAAGCGGTCGAACTGTTTGGAATGTCCGGTGTCGTCGGTGACGCTGCCCTGTCGACCGGCAAGGTCGGTCACCTCACCCGCATCGAAACCTCCGCCGAGACGGCAGGCACAAGCGGCGACATCCGCCCGGCATCCTTTGAGACCGTGCCGCTCGATCCCGCCTCCGTCAATCTGATCCTGTCCCCCCTGTCACTTCATCTGACCAATGACACGCCTGGCATGCTGATCCAGATGCGCCGCGCCCTCAAGCCGGACGGCCTGCTCTTTGCCGCCGTCCCAAGCGCCGGCACGCTCGCAGAATTGCGCGAGGTTCTGCTGGCCGCAGAAACCGAAATCTACGGGGGCGCAAGCCCGCGGGTCATCCCCTTTGCCGACATCCGTGACCTGGGCGCTCTGATGCAGCGCGCCGGCTTTGCCCTGCCTGTCATCGACGAGGAGAGCTTCACGGTTCGCTACGATGATCTTTTCGCCTTGATGCGTGATTTGCGCGCGATGGGGATGACCAATCCGCTGATCGGCCGGAGGAAACGCCCGGTCAGTCGCCGGTTCTTCCTGCGGGCGGCCGAACTCTATGCAGAACGCTTTTCAGATCCGGATGGTCGTATCAGAGCGACCTTTTCGATCGTCTTCCTTTCCGGCTGGGCACCGCATGAAAGCCAGCAGAAACCACTGAAACCAGGCTCGGCGAAAATGAGCCTCGCTGACGCGCTGAATTCTGCGCCGAAGACCGGGATCTAG
- a CDS encoding Flp family type IVb pilin: MQVFKRFLKDEGGATAIEYGLIAALISVALISGLGAFTGSLGNVFSTIENAIVSAG; the protein is encoded by the coding sequence ATGCAGGTGTTCAAACGATTTCTGAAGGATGAGGGCGGGGCCACGGCCATTGAATACGGTTTGATTGCAGCTTTGATCAGTGTGGCCCTGATTTCAGGTCTCGGTGCATTTACCGGTTCCCTTGGAAACGTGTTTTCGACGATTGAAAACGCTATCGTGTCTGCTGGCTGA
- the mutT gene encoding 8-oxo-dGTP diphosphatase MutT, protein MGEISKPIVLVAACALVDTDGRILLAQRPEGKSLAGLWEFPGGKVEPGETPEETLIRELEEELGIKTQVACLAPLTFASHTYESFHLLMPLYVCRRFEGVAHGREGQQVKWVRPKSLRDYPMPPADEPLIPFLIDLL, encoded by the coding sequence ATGGGCGAGATAAGCAAACCGATCGTGCTTGTGGCGGCCTGTGCGCTGGTCGATACCGACGGCCGCATCCTTCTGGCTCAAAGGCCGGAAGGGAAGTCGCTTGCGGGTCTGTGGGAGTTTCCAGGTGGCAAGGTCGAGCCCGGCGAGACGCCGGAGGAAACGCTGATCCGTGAACTCGAGGAGGAACTGGGCATCAAGACCCAAGTGGCCTGTCTGGCCCCGCTTACCTTCGCAAGCCATACTTATGAAAGCTTTCATCTGCTGATGCCGCTTTATGTCTGTCGGCGTTTCGAAGGGGTTGCCCATGGCCGGGAAGGGCAGCAGGTGAAGTGGGTGAGGCCCAAGTCGCTGCGGGATTATCCAATGCCGCCGGCCGACGAGCCGCTCATACCCTTTCTGATCGACCTCCTCTAA
- the argJ gene encoding bifunctional glutamate N-acetyltransferase/amino-acid acetyltransferase ArgJ — protein sequence MSSTISPLAPKSYPDMPTIRGLRMATAAAGIKYKNRTDVLLMTFDKPASVAGVFTRSKCPSAPVDFCRKNLPAGVARGVVVNSGNANAFTGVKGRAATELTAKSAAAAIGCSEGEIYLASTGVIGEPLDATKFAGVLGDMHDKATGDFWLEAAKAIMTTDTYPKVATRSAKIGDVDVTINGIAKGAGMIAPDMATMLSFVVTDADIEASVLQSLLSAGVEPSFNSVTVDSDTSTSDTLLLFATGAASEDGQQRVVSAEDPRLDGFRAALNDLLKDLALQVVRDGEGARKMVEVTVKGAENDLAAKKIALSIANSPLVKTAVAGEDANWGRIVMAVGKSGEMADRDRLAIWFGDIRVAVNGERDPAYSEEATTAVMQKEDVRVTVDIGLGSGTATVWTCDLTKEYVAINGDYRS from the coding sequence ATGTCCTCCACGATCTCTCCCCTGGCTCCCAAATCCTATCCAGACATGCCGACCATCCGGGGTCTGCGCATGGCGACGGCTGCTGCGGGCATCAAGTACAAGAACCGCACCGACGTTTTGCTGATGACGTTTGACAAGCCTGCGAGCGTTGCGGGCGTGTTTACCCGCTCCAAATGCCCGTCTGCACCCGTCGATTTCTGCCGCAAGAACCTGCCGGCAGGCGTGGCGCGCGGTGTTGTGGTCAACTCCGGCAATGCAAACGCGTTTACCGGCGTCAAGGGCAGGGCTGCGACCGAGCTCACCGCCAAATCCGCTGCGGCTGCGATTGGCTGCTCCGAGGGCGAGATCTATCTGGCTTCCACCGGCGTCATCGGCGAGCCTCTGGATGCCACGAAGTTTGCCGGTGTTCTCGGCGATATGCATGACAAGGCGACAGGTGACTTCTGGCTGGAAGCTGCCAAGGCGATCATGACCACCGATACTTATCCCAAGGTCGCGACACGTTCAGCCAAGATCGGGGACGTAGACGTTACCATCAACGGGATCGCCAAGGGAGCGGGCATGATTGCGCCCGACATGGCGACCATGCTGTCCTTTGTCGTGACGGATGCCGATATCGAGGCGTCGGTCCTGCAATCTCTTCTGTCTGCCGGTGTCGAGCCCAGCTTCAATTCGGTCACCGTGGACAGCGATACATCGACCTCCGATACGCTCTTACTGTTTGCAACAGGTGCGGCGAGTGAAGACGGCCAGCAACGTGTTGTTTCAGCGGAAGATCCTCGACTTGACGGGTTCCGCGCGGCGCTCAACGACCTGCTGAAGGATCTGGCCCTGCAGGTGGTTCGCGATGGCGAAGGCGCGCGCAAGATGGTGGAAGTCACCGTCAAGGGCGCGGAAAATGATCTGGCAGCCAAGAAGATTGCCCTGTCGATTGCCAATTCGCCACTGGTGAAGACGGCGGTCGCCGGCGAGGATGCGAATTGGGGCCGCATCGTCATGGCGGTCGGAAAATCGGGCGAGATGGCTGACCGTGACCGTTTGGCGATCTGGTTCGGCGACATTCGCGTTGCCGTCAATGGTGAGCGCGACCCGGCTTATTCGGAGGAAGCCACGACAGCCGTGATGCAGAAGGAAGATGTTCGTGTGACGGTGGATATCGGACTGGGTTCCGGGACTGCCACCGTCTGGACATGCGACCTGACCAAGGAATATGTCGCGATCAATGGCGACTACAGGAGCTGA
- a CDS encoding peptidylprolyl isomerase, which translates to MLRVHKIILAACVAFVGLQGFAHAQDAVVAKVGDLEITQSELDLAIANLDPQLQQLPDEQKKIAALSGAIDVKLLANSAQEAGLRDDAEFQRRMNFIADRELHNLYFKKNVVDAITPEEVKARYDKEVADLPKQEEVRARHILVKTEEEAKAIIADLDAGKDFIELAKEKSTDPNKSEGGDLGYFTKGRMVPEFEEAAFAMEPGTYSKTPVQTQFGFHVIKVEEKRDQPPPPFEEVEPQVRQLVMRDKYLEILEKAKAEQTVEIVDEALKKGYEEANQVQP; encoded by the coding sequence ATGCTTCGCGTTCACAAAATCATACTTGCCGCCTGTGTGGCTTTCGTTGGTCTTCAAGGCTTTGCTCATGCACAAGATGCCGTTGTTGCCAAGGTCGGCGATCTTGAAATCACTCAGTCAGAGCTTGATCTGGCAATTGCCAACCTTGATCCGCAGCTGCAGCAATTGCCGGACGAGCAGAAGAAGATCGCTGCGCTTTCTGGCGCGATCGACGTCAAGCTTCTGGCCAATTCCGCACAGGAAGCCGGTCTTCGCGACGATGCCGAATTCCAGCGTCGCATGAATTTCATCGCCGACCGGGAATTGCACAACCTCTATTTCAAGAAGAATGTCGTTGATGCCATCACGCCGGAAGAAGTGAAGGCCCGCTACGACAAGGAAGTCGCCGACCTGCCGAAGCAGGAAGAAGTGCGCGCCCGTCATATTCTGGTAAAGACCGAAGAAGAGGCCAAGGCTATCATCGCTGATCTCGATGCCGGAAAGGACTTCATCGAGCTGGCAAAGGAAAAGTCGACCGACCCGAACAAGTCTGAAGGCGGTGATCTCGGCTATTTCACCAAGGGTCGGATGGTTCCTGAATTCGAAGAAGCTGCCTTTGCCATGGAGCCGGGCACTTATTCCAAGACGCCGGTCCAGACCCAGTTCGGCTTCCACGTGATCAAGGTTGAAGAAAAGCGCGACCAGCCGCCACCGCCGTTTGAGGAAGTGGAGCCGCAGGTTCGCCAGCTTGTCATGCGCGACAAATATCTTGAGATCCTTGAGAAAGCGAAGGCTGAGCAGACGGTGGAAATCGTCGACGAAGCCCTGAAGAAGGGTTATGAGGAAGCAAACCAGGTTCAGCCCTGA
- the secA gene encoding preprotein translocase subunit SecA codes for MVNLGGLARKLFGSSNERRVRSYQSRVKAIGALEESMKALSDTELAGKTAEFKTQLAEGKKLDDILVPAFAVAREASRRTLGLRPFDVQLIGAMILHENAIAEMKTGEGKTLVATLAVYLNALSGKGVHVVTVNDYLAKRDSTTMSKLYGFLGMTTGVIVHGISDEERRAAYACDITYATNNELGFDYLRDNMKYERGQMVQRGHNYAIVDEVDSILVDEARTPLIISGPLDDRSDLYNTIDAFIPLLSEEDYEIDEKQRSANFSEVGTEKLENLLREANLLKGESLYDVENVAIVHHINNALKAHKLFQKDKDYIVRNNEIVIIDEFTGRMMPGRRYSEGQHQALEAKEKVQIQPENQTLASITFQNYFRMYKKLAGMTGTAATEAEEFSNIYGLDVVEVPTNLPIKRIDEDDEVYRTFEEKFKAIIEEIKIANERNQPVLVGTTSIEKSELLADMLSKSGFKDFKVLNARYHEQEAYIVSQAGVPGAVTIATNMAGRGTDIQLGGNLEMRLEHELAGMEPGPEREQKEAAIRENVQALKQQALQAGGLYVIATERHESRRIDNQLRGRSGRQGDPGRSKFYLSLQDDLMRIFGSDRMDSMLQKLGLKEGEAIVHPWINKALERAQKKVEARNFDIRKNLLKYDDVLNDQRKVIFEQRLELMDATDVSGTIADMRHEVIETMVALHIPENAYVEQWDAKGLKQKVASTLNLDLPIEAWVAEEGIAEDDIMTRLMEAADKAAAEKAERFGPEIMAYVERSIVLQTIDNLWREHIVNLDHLRSVVGFRGYAQRDPLQEYKSEAFELFQALLANLRDAVTLQMSRVEIVREPQPTPMAPLPMQAHHMDPVTGQDEMALRDDGAAPAQERDPANPLSWGRVGRNEPCPCGSGKKYKHCHGSLEA; via the coding sequence ATGGTCAATCTTGGTGGACTTGCACGCAAACTCTTTGGTTCCTCCAACGAGCGTCGCGTCCGTTCCTATCAGTCCCGTGTCAAGGCAATCGGTGCGCTCGAAGAATCCATGAAGGCGCTCTCCGATACGGAACTGGCAGGCAAGACCGCCGAATTCAAGACGCAACTGGCAGAAGGCAAGAAGCTCGACGACATTCTCGTTCCGGCCTTTGCGGTCGCGCGTGAGGCATCCCGACGCACTCTGGGTCTGCGGCCATTCGACGTTCAGCTGATCGGCGCCATGATCCTTCACGAAAACGCAATCGCGGAAATGAAGACCGGCGAAGGCAAGACGCTGGTGGCAACGCTGGCCGTTTACCTGAACGCCCTGTCTGGCAAGGGCGTCCATGTGGTGACCGTCAACGACTATCTCGCCAAGCGCGATAGCACCACGATGAGCAAGCTTTACGGCTTCCTCGGCATGACGACCGGCGTGATCGTTCACGGGATTTCGGACGAGGAACGCCGCGCCGCCTACGCCTGCGACATTACCTATGCAACGAACAACGAACTCGGCTTCGACTATCTGCGCGACAACATGAAGTATGAGCGCGGCCAGATGGTCCAGCGTGGCCACAACTATGCCATCGTCGATGAAGTAGACTCGATTCTCGTTGATGAAGCGCGAACGCCCCTGATCATTTCCGGGCCGCTTGATGACCGGTCAGACCTCTACAACACGATTGATGCCTTCATTCCGCTGCTGAGCGAAGAAGACTACGAAATCGATGAAAAGCAGCGTTCAGCCAACTTCTCGGAAGTCGGTACGGAAAAGCTCGAAAATCTGCTGCGCGAGGCAAACCTGCTGAAGGGCGAGTCTCTTTACGATGTCGAGAACGTCGCCATCGTTCACCACATCAACAATGCCTTGAAAGCCCACAAGCTCTTCCAGAAGGACAAGGACTATATCGTCCGCAACAATGAAATCGTCATCATCGACGAGTTCACCGGTCGCATGATGCCGGGCCGCCGTTACTCGGAAGGCCAGCACCAGGCGCTGGAAGCCAAGGAAAAGGTCCAGATCCAGCCCGAAAATCAGACGCTGGCTTCGATCACCTTCCAGAACTATTTCCGTATGTACAAGAAGCTGGCCGGCATGACCGGTACGGCAGCGACCGAAGCGGAAGAATTCTCCAACATCTATGGTCTCGACGTCGTCGAGGTTCCGACCAACCTCCCCATCAAGCGTATCGACGAGGACGACGAGGTCTACCGGACCTTTGAAGAGAAGTTCAAGGCGATCATCGAAGAGATCAAGATTGCCAATGAACGCAATCAGCCCGTGCTGGTCGGCACCACCTCCATCGAGAAGTCGGAACTTCTGGCCGACATGCTGAGCAAGAGCGGCTTCAAGGACTTCAAGGTTCTGAACGCCCGCTATCATGAGCAGGAAGCCTATATCGTCTCGCAGGCCGGTGTTCCTGGTGCCGTGACGATCGCGACCAACATGGCCGGTCGCGGTACGGACATCCAGCTGGGTGGCAACCTCGAAATGCGCCTTGAGCACGAGCTTGCCGGCATGGAACCCGGCCCCGAGCGCGAGCAAAAGGAAGCTGCCATTCGCGAGAATGTGCAGGCTCTGAAACAACAGGCGCTGCAAGCCGGCGGCCTCTATGTCATCGCCACCGAGCGCCACGAAAGCCGCCGTATCGACAACCAGCTGCGCGGTCGTTCGGGCCGTCAGGGCGACCCGGGCCGCTCCAAGTTCTATCTTTCGCTTCAGGACGACCTGATGCGCATCTTCGGCTCTGACCGGATGGACTCGATGCTGCAGAAGCTCGGCCTGAAGGAAGGCGAGGCCATCGTCCATCCCTGGATCAACAAGGCGTTGGAACGGGCTCAGAAGAAGGTCGAAGCGCGCAACTTCGACATCCGCAAGAACCTCCTGAAGTATGACGACGTGCTGAATGACCAGCGCAAGGTCATCTTCGAGCAGCGCCTCGAACTGATGGACGCCACCGACGTGTCCGGCACGATTGCCGACATGCGCCATGAAGTCATCGAGACCATGGTGGCGCTCCACATTCCGGAAAATGCCTATGTCGAGCAGTGGGATGCCAAGGGGCTGAAGCAAAAGGTTGCAAGCACACTCAATCTGGACCTCCCGATCGAGGCATGGGTCGCCGAGGAAGGGATTGCCGAAGACGACATCATGACCCGCCTGATGGAGGCCGCCGACAAGGCCGCTGCGGAGAAGGCGGAGCGTTTTGGCCCAGAGATCATGGCCTATGTCGAGCGCTCGATCGTCCTGCAGACGATCGACAACCTGTGGCGCGAGCACATCGTCAACCTGGACCACCTGCGCTCCGTTGTCGGCTTCCGTGGCTATGCCCAGCGTGACCCGCTGCAGGAATACAAATCCGAAGCCTTCGAACTCTTCCAGGCGCTGCTCGCCAACCTGCGCGATGCCGTCACCTTGCAGATGTCACGGGTCGAGATCGTTCGTGAACCGCAGCCGACGCCCATGGCGCCGCTGCCAATGCAGGCACATCACATGGATCCGGTCACCGGCCAGGACGAGATGGCCCTGCGCGATGACGGTGCTGCGCCAGCTCAGGAGCGTGACCCGGCCAACCCGTTGAGCTGGGGCCGCGTCGGACGCAACGAGCCCTGTCCCTGCGGCTCGGGCAAGAAGTACAAGCACTGCCACGGTTCGCTTGAAGCTTGA